ACTTTTGCCGATTTTGTGGAAAACTTTTTTCCACAATGTTATCCACATAGTTATCAACATAGGATGTGGAAAACTAAATCAATTGTGGAAAACCTGTGGAAAGCGCTTAAAAATGGGGATATAAGATTTTGTGGAAAAGTATTTAAAAAAGTGAAATTATTGTGATAAATAAAGGTTTTGTTAGTATTTTTCCTATGTGGAAAAGTATGTGGAAAACTTTTTTTCAAAATCTTGATTATTTATTTTATATATGTTATAGTTAAATCAAATTAGAGGTTACACGATAGTAATTTTACTATAAATTAATAATAAAAGAAGGGAAATAGCAGATGGATGTCGTGAAATTGTGGGAAAAAGTGAAAAAAACTATGAAAAGGAAGATTAGTGAAGGAGAATTTGAGCTTTTTTTTGAGAATGTAAAGGCAGAAAAAATAGAAGATAACATATTTACGCTTACCTGTAATTCTAAACTGATAAAGGAAAGTGTGGAAAAGTATAGAAGCCAGATGGAAGAAATTGTGGAAATTGTGACTGATGAGGAAATTACAATGAAGTTTGAAGTAAAAAAACAGGACGTAATGCTGTATCAGAATGAAGTACATAGACTTCCAAAGGAAACAAGGGAAAAAGCTCCAATTCACACAGGATTAAATCCTAGACATCGGCTTGATAATTTTGTAGTTGGGGAAAACAGCAGGCTGGCATATAATGCATGTCTTGCAGTTGTGAAAAATCCGACTGTTTACAACCCGCTTTTCATCTTTGGAAGTTCAGGGCTCGGAAAAACCCATCTTATGCAGGCTGTGGGAAATGCAATCTTGGAAAAGGATCCGACAAAACGGGTTTATTATTCCACTTCAGAAGAATTTGCAAATGAGTTTTTCAAAGTTTTAAACAGTGGACGGATTCAGCATTTTCGGGACACCTTTCGTGCTTTAGATGTGCTTCTTCTGGATGACATACAGTTTTTTGAAAAGGTCTTTGGACGTGGAGAAGGAACTGTGGAAGAGGAGTTTTTCCACACTTTTAACAAGCTGCAGGAACTAGGAAAGCAGATAATAATGATAAGCGACAAGTCGCCAAAGGAGATAAAAAATCTGTCAAAACGTCTGGAATCAAGATTTTTGTCAGGCTTAACTGTGGAAATACAAAGCCCTGGCTATGAAACTCGCATGATGATTTTAAAAAATATGGCAGAAGCACAGGGAATTGAGATAGATGAGAGCATTTTAGAATATATTTCAGACTCCTTGAATACAAATGTAAGAGAACTGGAAGGAACACTTACAAACCTTAATGCAAGGGCAAAATTGCTAAATGAGCAGATAACATTGGAATTAGTGCAGGAAATGCTCATGCACAACGTAAAGCGGAAGCAATCTAAAATGACGGCCCAAAAAGTAATAGAAATGATTTCTGCACATTATAGCATCAGTGTAGCCGATATGAAATCTAAAAAACGCCAGAAAAAAATAGTTGAAACAAGACAAATTGCAATGTATCTCTTAAAAAACAACGATGATCTTGATCTAAGCCTAACTGCAATTGGCGGGCTTTTTGGTGGAAAAGACCACAGCACGGTTATAAGCAGCATTAGAAAAATTGATAAGAAAATAAAAGAAGATATTGTATTTAAGAAGGAGATTGACACATTAAACAAGAAAATATTCAAGGTATAAAAGATTGTGGAAAGAATGTGGAAAACTTTGTGGAAAACTCGTATTAAAAAATCTGGAGTTTTCCACTGTGGAAAAAGTTTTCAACAATCTAAATTTTTATAAATATTTATTATCAATATAATTATATTCTGATTAATTAAAAAAATAAATTTTACCATTGTGGAAAAGTAAAAATTAGTTATCCACAGTATGTTGAAAAGTTTTCCACAATTTTTGTGGAAAAAGATTGTTAAAATTTACGATTAATATTGTGATTGTGGAAAAGTAAAATATAATTGTGTAAAACTGAAATTTAGTTATCCACATTGTTAAAAAAAGTTTTCCACATTTGTGGATAAATCAGTTTTAGTTAATATTAAATTAAATATAAATTGATAAAAAATTATATAAATAAAAAATGTAAAAAGTTTTCCACATATATAAAATTTATATCCACAATGCAATGTGGAAAAGTAAATAGTTAGAAAAGTTAGTAAAAATGGAGATAAACTGTAATTGTGGAAAAGATGTGGAAAAAATTGTGGAAAAAGTTTTCCACAAAAAAAATGAGTTTTCCACAGAAAAATTAAGCATTAATTTTATTAATGATTGAAAGGGAAATAAAAAAAATATAAGGAGAAGAGAAAATGAGAAAAATAGATAATGAAATTGAAGAAATTGCGATAAATACTGAGTTTATAAAATTAGATCAGCTGTTAAAGTGGGCAAATCTTACAGGTTCTGGAGTGGAAGCGAAAATATTTATTCAAAATGGTGAAGTGAAAGTAAATGGTGTTGTGGAAACAAGACGTGGAAAAAAAATTTATGATGGGGATATTGTGGAATTTGCTGGGGAAAAGATAGCAGTGAGAAAAAAATAGAAATAATTTTTTGAGATTTAGTGTAGTGTGAAGGGGAAGAAATATCAATGTATTTGGATCAGATTAGTTTTAATAACTTTCGTTGCCTTGTGGATGGAAAGTTGAAGTTTGACAGGTATTTTAATTTAATATATGGGAGAAATGGACAGGGAAAGACATCACTTATTGAGGCTGTCTATTTTTTGGCTACGGGGAAAAGTTTTAGGACTAAGAAGGTAAAGGAGGTTCGCAAGTATAATTTGAACAGGTTAATTGTATTTGGGAAATATCAGCATAAGGATTTCTCGGAAAATGTTATTGCTATTGATGTGAATGAGGATAGAAGGGATTTTTATATTGACAGGGAAAAAAATAAATATATAAATTATGTGGGACTTTTGAATATTATCTCATTTATTCCTGAAGATATTGAGCTAATTGTGGGAAATCCTGGGGTTAGGA
The DNA window shown above is from Leptotrichia wadei and carries:
- the yaaA gene encoding S4 domain-containing protein YaaA: MRKIDNEIEEIAINTEFIKLDQLLKWANLTGSGVEAKIFIQNGEVKVNGVVETRRGKKIYDGDIVEFAGEKIAVRKK
- the dnaA gene encoding chromosomal replication initiator protein DnaA; translated protein: MDVVKLWEKVKKTMKRKISEGEFELFFENVKAEKIEDNIFTLTCNSKLIKESVEKYRSQMEEIVEIVTDEEITMKFEVKKQDVMLYQNEVHRLPKETREKAPIHTGLNPRHRLDNFVVGENSRLAYNACLAVVKNPTVYNPLFIFGSSGLGKTHLMQAVGNAILEKDPTKRVYYSTSEEFANEFFKVLNSGRIQHFRDTFRALDVLLLDDIQFFEKVFGRGEGTVEEEFFHTFNKLQELGKQIIMISDKSPKEIKNLSKRLESRFLSGLTVEIQSPGYETRMMILKNMAEAQGIEIDESILEYISDSLNTNVRELEGTLTNLNARAKLLNEQITLELVQEMLMHNVKRKQSKMTAQKVIEMISAHYSISVADMKSKKRQKKIVETRQIAMYLLKNNDDLDLSLTAIGGLFGGKDHSTVISSIRKIDKKIKEDIVFKKEIDTLNKKIFKV